In Primulina huaijiensis isolate GDHJ02 chromosome 16, ASM1229523v2, whole genome shotgun sequence, a single genomic region encodes these proteins:
- the LOC140962149 gene encoding DNA-3-methyladenine glycosylase — protein MKNKKKRTIAKIKLPIQKCTTEVKLRSQPSSIKTPSIFISSVLLEKCPLLLAPDFYQVDALELAPRLLGKHLKKDDVVLQITEVEAYRPNDSACHGRFGITARTAPVFGAGGHAYIYLCYGMHNMLNVVADKEGNGAAVLIRACAPVCGLETIKQRRGLKTEKPILLTGPGKVGQALGISPEWSSHPLFTPGGLELLDGPDPEKIVVGPRVGIDYALPEHVSAPWRFAIAGTQWISAPKNTLRPMT, from the exons atgaaaaacaagaagaaaaggaCAATCGCAAAGATCAAGCTTCCCATCCAAAAATGCACAACTGAAGTCAAACTAAGATCGCAGCCCTCCAGCATCAAAACGCCCTCAATATTCATATCTTCAGTTTTATTGGAGAAGTGCCCATTACTTTTAGCCCCGGATTTCTACCAAGTTGATGCCCTTGAACTCGCGCCACGGTTGCTTGGCAAGCACCTCAAGAAAGACGATGTTGTTCTTCAGATTACTGAG GTTGAAGCTTACAGGCCGAATGACTCAGCTTGCCATGGTAGATTTGGCATTACTGCTAGGACGGCTCCTGTT TTTGGAGCAGGAGGGCATGCGTATATATATCTTTGCTATGGTATGCATAACATGCTCAATGTGGTGGCTGACAAGGAAGGAAATGGAGCAGCAGTACTCATTCGTGCCTGTGCTCCAGTCTGTG GACTGGAAACCATTAAGCAGCGCCGTGGTTTAAAGACTGAGAAGCCCATTCTTCTGACAGGCCCTGGAAAA GTCGGTCAGGCGTTAGGAATATCACCGGAGTGGTCTAGTCATCCTCTCTTTACTCCAG GTGGTTTAGAGCTCTTGGATGGACCAGATCCAGAAAAGATAGTTGTTGGTCCGCGAGTTGGGATTGATTATGCTTTACCCGAGCATGTCAGTGCACCATGGAGATTTGCAATAGCTGGTACTCAATGGATAAGTGCACCTAAAAACACTCTTAGACCTATGACATGA
- the LOC140961730 gene encoding uncharacterized protein — protein sequence MAPGRKGRKGKEVVQESEAPNVRRINETKWGRRGRRPRGEAQNVNVEHEVNQLTREMCEMELVISRFQNMRPPRFFGNEDSEKAVAWLKSMKRLFNMLEYTLDFQLKLAICQLKDRAQLWWETIEEALKESGERVTWDVFCAQFAREYSPPSYYSAKKAEFNRSTQGSMTVVEYASQFSALLAYVPHVASNDRNKLSHFMQGLNRTICTLVVAGAPINYADAVEKAKNVEASLLLAEPQSVQPCFPQSFGGNVPMPVGAPLYQPLLPYQPSQSYQQPKQQNFMAKGKQFKKQTRSSSSSSGSQRGSSVGSPGGVFCDRCGSKHFSTQCTGVHGSCNICGQVEHYARVCPNSVRQQFQQPQFGQGFREQATRPFVPTQSFQQSSYPQPRGSVPQRFPGPQQAQVHALTQDQVQDAPGGVIVVSAMKMFRILSSGNEEFMIYVVDATQGKGFEVSDIPVVKEFPDVFLDEIPGFLPQREIDFSIELVSGTNPIYRAPYRLAPAELKELKEQLQDLLEKGYIGPSMSPWQLNKATVKNKYPLPRIDELFDQLQGTSVYSKIDLRSGYHQLRVREEDVPMTEFRTQLAAIVFALKLWRHYLYGEQFVIYSDHKSLKYLFSQPDLNMRQRRWMELLKDFDCEIQYQPGMDLSDQWRLLLVSSIQVEPQILSSVQAAQRTDPYIHRLKELSRTDLKEAILREAHCSRHSIHPGIRKMYHTLRAHYWWEVKAERMRPGGMLHSLEVPQWNWEHIAMDFVTHLPRSNRGCDVIWVIVDRLSKSAHFISYDRTCTYMKMAKLYIDHIVRLHGVLVTIVSNHYPRFTSNFWGSLQSVLGSKLAMSTAYHSQTDGQSERTIQTLEDGLRAVVMDFKGGWQESLSLIEFYCNNSFQATIGMTTFEALKKMKAAQDRQAGYANKRRRPLEFQVGDYVFFKVSPFRGTMRFGHKGKLATRYIGPYVIVERIGTLAYRLDLPQSLPLIHNVFHVSMLRKYEPDPSHILNVEDVKLDSSLSYVEYPVQILYRKEKQLRSKTIPLVLVQWSRHGREESTWVLEAKMQQKWPHLFENVMNYVMYSEFPMYYQS from the exons ATGGCACCTGGACGTAAAGGCAGAAAAGGAAAGGAAGTTGTTCAGGAATCTGAAGCTCCTAATGTGAGAAGAATTAATGAGACTAAATGGGGAAGACGAGGTCGTCGTCCTCGCGGTGAAGCACAAAATGTTAACGTGGAGCATGAAGTGAACCAGTTGACTAGAGAAATGTGTGAAATGGAACTGGTGATATCTCGATTTCAGAACATGCGTCCTCCTCGATTCTTTGGGAATGAAGATAGTGAGAAAGCTGTAGCATGGTTAAAAAGTATGAAGCGCTTGTTTAATATGTTGGAGTACACTCTTGATTTTCAACTTAAGTTGGCTATTTGTCAATTAAAAGACCGAGCTCAGTTGTGGTGGGAAACTATTGAGGAAGCTCTGAAGGAATCAGGTGAAAGAGTTACTTGGGATGTATTTTGCGCTCAGTTTGCTCGAGAATATTCACCGCCTTCGTATTATTCAGCCAAGAAAGCTGAATTCAATAGATCGACTCAAGGTAGCATGACTGTAGTAGAGTATGCTTCTCAATTTTCAGCGCTTCTTGCCTATGTTCCTCATGTTGCTAGCAATGATCGGAACAAGCTATCGCATTTTATGCAAGGATTGAATCGAACCATTTGCACTTTAGTAGTTGCTGGAGCGCCTATTAATTATGCTGATGCTGTAGAGAAAGCCAAGAATGTGGAGGCAAGTCTACTTCTGGCAGAACCACAGTCAGTTCAACCATGTTTTCCTCAGAGTTTTGGAGGCAATGTGCCGATGCCAGTGGGTGCACCACTATACCAACCTTTACTGCCGTATCAGCCTTCGCAGTCTTATCAACAACCAAAGCAGCAAAACTTTATGGCCAaaggaaaacagttcaagaaacaGACTCGTAGTAGTTCTTCTAGTTCCGGCAGTCAGCGTGGAAGTTCAGTTGGGTCACCAGGTGGAGTATTTTGTGATCGTTGTGGTAGTAAGCATTTTAGTACTCAGTGTACGGGAGTTCATGGATCTTGTAATATTTGTGGGCAAGTTGAACAttatgctagagtatgtccgaATTCAGTAAGACAACAATTTCAGCAACCTCAGTTTGGTCAGGGTTTTAGAGAACAAGCAACTAGACCTTTTGTTCCGACTCAGTCTTTTCAGCAGTCTAGCTATCCTCAGCCTAGAGGTTCTGTTCCGCAGCGTTTTCCAGGGCCACAGCAGGCTCAAGTTCATGCTTTAACTCAGGATCAAGTTCAAGACGCACCAGGCGGAGTTATTGTAG TGTCAGCAATGAAAATGTTTAGAATCTTGTCATCGGGAAATGAAGAATTCATGATCTATGTAGTTGATGCGACTCAGGGAAAAGGGTTTGAAGTTTCAGATATTCCTGTTGTCAAAGAATTCCCTGATGTATTTctcgatgagattcctggatttcTACCCCAGAGAGAAATTGATTTTAGCATTGAGTTAGTGTCCGGGACAAATCCTATTTATAGAGCACCATACCGTTTGGCTCCAGCGgaattgaaagaactcaaagagCAATTACAGGACTTACTAGAAAAAGGCTATATTGGACCAAGTATGTCACCTTG gcAATTGAACAAAgctacagtgaagaataagtatcctctgcCGCGTATCGATgaattgtttgatcagttgcagggtacaTCAGTGTATTCAAAGATCGATCTTCGTTCTGGCTACCATCAGCTTAGAGTTCGAGAGGAAGATGTTCCGATGACAGAATTTCGAACAc AGTTGGCTGCTattgtgtttgcattgaagTTATGGCGTCATTATCTGTACGGTGAGCAGTTTGTGATTTATTCGGATCACAAGAGTCTTAAATATCTTTTCTCACAGCCTgacttgaacatgagacaacgtcGATGGATGGAGTTgcttaaagactttgattgtgagattcagtatcaaCCAGG GATGGACTTATCAGATCAGTGGAGACTACTTTTAGTGTCATCTATTCAAGTTGAGCCACAGATTTTATCCAGCGTCCAAGCAGCACAGAGGACTGATCCGTATATTCATAGATTAAAAGAATTATCTCGAACAG ATCTGAAAGAAGCTATACTACGggaagcacattgtagtcgacatAGTATTCATCCAGGAATTCGAAAGATGTATCATACCTTGAGAGCTCATTATTGGTGGGAAg ttaaagctgAAAGAATGAGACCTGGTGGAATGTTACATAGTCTTGAAGTGCCGCAGTGGAACTGGGAAcacattgctatggattttgtgacacatttACCTCGTTCAAATCGTGGTTGTGATGTaatttgggtgattgtcgaCAGATTGTCTAAATCAGCTCATTTTATTTCATATGATCGTACATGTACTTATATGAAAATGGCAAAACTGTACATTGATCATATAgtaagattgcatggtgtgctaGTAACCATAGTATCCAATCATTATCCAAGGTTTACTTCGAATTTTTGGGGAAGTTTGCAATCGGTTTTGGGTTCAAAGTTGGCTATGAGCACTGCCTATCACtcacagacagatggtcagtcagaaagaACCATTCAAACACTTGAAGACGGGTTACGAGCAgtagtgatggatttcaaagGTGGTTGGCAAGAATCATTGTCTTTGATTGAATTCTATTGCAACAATAGTTTTCAGGCAACAATCGGTATGACAAcatttgaagcttt gAAAAAGATGAAAGCAGCCCAGGATCGTCAAGCCGGTTATGCTAATAAAAGGCGTAGACCTTTAGAGTTCCAAGTGGGCGATTATGTTTTCTTTAAAGTATCACCATTCCGGGGTACTATGAGATTTGGACATAAAGGGAAGTTAGCTACGCGTTATATTGGTCCGTATGTgattgttgagaggattggcacGTTGGCTTATCGTTTGGATTTGCCGCAGAGTTTGCCTTTGATAcataatgtgtttcatgtatctatgttgcggaagtatgagCCAGATCCGTCTCATATCTTGAATGTTGAGGATGTGAAGTTGGACAGTTCCCTTAGCTATGTTGAATATCCAGTGCAAATTTTGTACCGCAAGGAAAAACAACTAAGGAGCAAAACGATTCCATTGGTTTTGGTACAATGGAGTAGACATGGAAGGGAAGAATCTACATGGGTATTAGAGGCAAAGATGCAACAAAAATGGCCTCATTTGTTTGAGAATGTAATGAATTACGTGATGTATTCTGAATTTCCTA